One part of the Halobacteria archaeon AArc-dxtr1 genome encodes these proteins:
- a CDS encoding DUF5812 family protein: protein MSEKTATFVVTHAEPDSAVVRDVETAQIHTLSGNPDLEVHDVLEATIAPEPPLEVTWELREEVDRRSVDLVDSDLEPTGQSIELATAADAGEVVREERAGAGEVHAMRLPETDLESAAADVLADEETVARAARLDAVRVEVRRAPETDVLSVRYLPN, encoded by the coding sequence ATGAGCGAGAAGACCGCGACGTTCGTCGTCACCCACGCGGAGCCCGACTCGGCGGTCGTCCGGGATGTCGAGACGGCCCAGATCCACACCCTCTCTGGGAATCCTGATCTCGAGGTTCACGACGTCCTCGAGGCGACGATCGCACCCGAGCCACCGTTGGAGGTGACCTGGGAGTTGCGCGAGGAGGTCGACCGTCGCAGCGTCGACCTGGTCGACAGCGACCTCGAGCCGACGGGTCAGTCGATCGAGCTGGCTACCGCGGCCGACGCCGGCGAAGTAGTACGAGAAGAACGTGCCGGGGCGGGCGAGGTACACGCGATGCGGTTACCTGAGACTGATCTCGAGTCGGCGGCCGCGGACGTACTCGCAGACGAGGAAACCGTCGCGCGGGCAGCCAGACTCGACGCCGTCCGGGTCGAGGTTCGGCGAGCGCCGGAGACGGACGTGTTGAGTGTCCGTTATCTACCGAACTGA
- a CDS encoding protein translocase subunit SecF, translating to MWSFDVPAFDYTRYSDRQLAAVPLALLAVALLILGGAYVVSGTPVALGTDFAGGSELTVETSTPEEEIPEAFDAEPESIQSVTGVENQYILQFTETDEAALSDQAEANLEPIDGASEDDIVQAASSTSASFGAEAQETALVGIAAAFLGMSVLAFLLFRTFVPSIAIVASAFSDLVIPLAFMSLMDIPLTLGTVAGLLMLIGYSVDSDILLNNQILRRSGSFYESANRAIRTGVTMTVTSMTAMLVMAIAAWLLGVELLASIGLILFVGLSADLMNTYLLNFSLLRWYKFKGVTR from the coding sequence ATGTGGTCTTTCGACGTACCGGCGTTCGATTACACCCGGTACAGCGACCGGCAGCTTGCGGCGGTGCCGCTTGCGTTGCTCGCGGTCGCGCTGCTCATTTTGGGCGGTGCGTACGTCGTGTCAGGAACGCCGGTCGCGCTCGGCACGGATTTTGCAGGTGGATCGGAGCTGACCGTCGAGACGTCGACACCAGAAGAAGAGATTCCAGAGGCGTTCGACGCTGAGCCAGAGTCCATCCAGTCGGTCACCGGCGTGGAGAATCAGTACATCCTGCAGTTCACCGAAACTGATGAGGCCGCGCTGAGCGATCAGGCCGAAGCGAATCTGGAGCCGATCGACGGTGCCAGCGAAGACGACATCGTCCAGGCAGCGTCGAGTACGTCTGCGAGCTTCGGCGCGGAGGCCCAGGAGACGGCACTGGTCGGTATCGCCGCCGCCTTCCTCGGGATGAGCGTCCTCGCATTCTTGCTGTTTCGGACGTTCGTGCCGTCGATCGCGATCGTCGCCTCGGCGTTTTCCGATCTCGTGATTCCCCTCGCATTTATGAGCTTGATGGACATTCCGCTCACCCTTGGAACTGTCGCCGGACTGTTGATGTTGATCGGGTACTCCGTCGACTCGGACATCCTGTTGAATAACCAGATCCTGCGGCGAAGCGGCAGCTTCTACGAGAGCGCGAACCGGGCGATCCGAACCGGGGTCACCATGACGGTGACGTCGATGACCGCGATGCTCGTGATGGCGATCGCAGCGTGGCTGCTCGGTGTCGAACTACTCGCCTCGATCGGGCTCATCCTGTTCGTCGGGCTGTCCGCGGACCTGATGAACACATACCTACTCAACTTCAGCCTGCTTCGCTGGTACAAATTCAAGGGGGTAACACGATGA